A stretch of the Tachysurus fulvidraco isolate hzauxx_2018 chromosome 18, HZAU_PFXX_2.0, whole genome shotgun sequence genome encodes the following:
- the ppp3r1b gene encoding calcineurin subunit B type 1b produces the protein MGNEASYPLEMCSHFDADEIKRLGKRFKKLDLDNSGSLSVEEFMSLPELQQNPLVQRVIDIFDTDGNGEVDFKEFIEGVSQFSVKGDKEQKLRFAFRIYDMDKDGYISNGELFQVLKMMVGNNLKDTQLQQIVDKTIINADKDGDGRISFEEFCAVVGGLDIHKKMVVDV, from the exons TCGACGCTGATGAGATTAAGAGACTAGGCAAGAGGTTTAAGAAACTCGACCTGGATAACTCGGGCTCTCTGAGCGTGGAAGAGTTCATGTCCTTGCCCGAGCTCCAGCAGAACCCGCTGGTCCAACGAGTCATCGACATATTCGACACGGACGGGAACGGCGAGGTGGATTTTAAAG AGTTTATCGAGGGCGTTTCTCAGTTCAGCGTCAAAGGTGACAAGGAGCAGAAACTGCGCT TCGCGTTCCGGATCTACGACATGGACAAGGACGGCTACATATCCAACGGCGAGCTCTTCCAGGTGCTCAAGATGATGGTGGGCAACAACCTAAAGGACACACAGCTGCAGCAGATTGTGGACAAGACCATCATCAATGCCGACAAGGACGGAGACGGCAGGATATCCTTCGAGGAGTTCTGTGCG GTTGTCGGCGGTTTAGACATTCACAAAAAGATGGTGGTGGATGTGTGA
- the etaa1a gene encoding ewing's tumor-associated antigen 1, whose protein sequence is MNDGRKNRSSSVREDCEIVPITQSRLKVNRLKRSPRTNQKSHNTDTSVGKDFKTPTRVTKLGFRSIRADESPNNDSELQHEIIWDPTSPATPVRNGRGRRRTAAFKSVDVSDIVNRIAPKSKRSEDADSTLLQWIGDTAVPCTPEIREPRTKPKQARPNLVDDLLKLAKQFDFNMIQQEEAHLKPDAQSSAGDTCEDQDLFFEEDVPLALPHTRSEASKPSLRLEDTKMNSSDLVADPDLVQELEDDLDLLFECSTQQLSGGLSQGSSTRSQDVVTFTPQLGLKSDSVKNACSVTRVGGASESSAASVRVASPTVSTIKQMGVADDFDDDWNNDSFLDDSLVMEMTQNPELFSAPQCSSTQKRTNRNNVYHQNGDTEAKYGESQRFNQRLDSATGSERVGQSRFNFKSNLKTQVKDPGSHSVSKTVSQPENPVKNRQQAATTSANATRSSLSVSRSDSPRSVPSVTIETARTFRVSKVNKETENTPNVENNVLCDFAAEDLDSIFASDDIWDDGADDLFCEACDKMEESMAEPEPKAQSSRTQSTLNTTSKRESGFITLHSTSAPDKDVSMMMSSERISRRSHVKSTTGSGSATYNAARQVSESATVTASQSYQRIQDVHRFRNPHSTFKAAPAVSKDVNKAVVTRCSDAEIERKKQQAMERRRLRMLANQNLRAPV, encoded by the exons ATGAACGACGGGAGGAAGAACCGCAGCAGCTCGGTGCGTGAAGATTGTGAGATTGTGCCGATAACACAGAGCAGGTTAAAAGTAAACAGACTGAAAAGGAGCCCGAGAACAAACCAGAAATCACACAATACTGACACCAGTGTGGGAAAAG ATTTCAAAACACCGACTCGTGTAACGAAGCTGGGGTTCAGGAGCATCAGGGCAGATGAGTCCCCGAACAACGACTCTGAGCTTCAACATGAAATCATCTGGGACCCGACGTCACCCGCGACTCCCGTCAGGAACG GGCGGGGCCGAAGGAGAACCGCCGCTTTCAAATCCGTGGACGTATCCGACATTGTCAACAGGATTGCTCCAAAG agcaAGCGGTCGGAAGACGCGGACTCGACTTTGCTGCAGTGGATCGGAGACACGGCTGTTCCGTGCACTCCGGAAATCCGAGAGCCCAGGACCAAGCCCAAACAAGCAAG ACCAAATCTCGTGGACGACCTGCTGAAGTTAGCGAAGCAGTTTGATTTCAACATGATCCAACAGGAGGAAGCGCATCTCAAACCAGACGCTCAGAGCTCTGCCGGAGACACGTGCGAAGATCAGGATCTGTTTTTTGAAGAGGACGTCCCACTAGCTTTACCTCACACTCGCTCCGAAGCTTCGAAGCCATCCCTGCGTTTAGAGGACACCAAAATGAACAGCAGCGATCTTGTAGCTGATCCAGATCTTGTACAGGAACTGGAGGACGATCTGGATTTGCTCTTCGAGTGTTCGACGCAGCAGCTCAGTGGTGGTTTGAGCCAGGGTTCCAGCACTCGGTCTCAGGACGTGGTCACATTCACTCCACAGCTTGGCCTGAAATCTGACTCGGTAAAGAACGCGTGTAGTGTCACtcgagtgggcggagcttcgGAATCGAGCGCCGCTAGCGTGCGTGTGGCCTCACCAACAGTCAGCACGATCAAGCAGATGGGAGTGGCTGATGACTTTGATGATGACTGGAACAATGACAGTTTTCTGGATGACTCACTGGTGATGGAGATGACCCAAAACCCAGAGCTGTTCTCCGCACCTCAGTGCAGCTCCACACAGAAACGGACAAACAGAAACAACGTTTACCACCAGAACGGTGACACAGAAGCAAAGTACGGAGAATCGCAAAGGTTCAACCAGAGACTCGACAGTGCAACAGGAAGTGAGAGAGTTGGCCAAAGTAGATTTAATTTCAAAAGCAATCTAAAAACACAGGTCAAAGATCCTGGATCCCACAGTGTATCTAAAACTGTCTCTCAACCCGAGAACCCAGTGAAAAACCGACAACAAGCAGCAACCACTAGCGCTAATGCCACACGGAGCTCTTTGTCAGTTTCCAGATCGGATTCACCTAGATCTGTCCCCTCAGTCACTATAGAGACCGCTCGCACTTTCAGGGTCAGTAAGGTCAATAAGGAGACGGAAAACACCCCGAATGTAGAGAATAACGTCCTCTGTGATTTCGCCGCTGAGGATTTGGACTCCATTTTTGCGTCAGATGACATCTGGGACGACGGTGCAGACGATCTGTTCTGCGAAGCCTGCGATAAGATGGAAGAATCCATGGCTGAACCAGAGCCGAAAGCACAGAGCAGTCGCACACAGAGTACTCTAAACACCACGAGTAAACGAGAGAGCGGGTTTATAACGCTTCATAGCACTTCAGCACCAGATAAGGACGTCAGCATGATGATGTCGTCTGAGAGAATATCCAGACGTAGCCACGTCAAAAGCACTACAGGATCAGGAAGCGCCACCTATAACGCGGCTAGACAAGTCAGCGAGAGCGCCACGGTAACCGCCAGCCAATCTTATCAAAGAATACAAGATGTCCACAGGTTCAGAAATCCTCATAGCACCTTTAAAGCTGCACCGGCTGTATCAAAAG ATGTGAATAAAGCGGTGGTGACGAGATGCAGCGACGCTGAGATCGAGAGGAAGAAGCAGCAGGCCATGGAGAGGCGGAGACTCAGAAtgctggccaatcagaatcttCGAGCTCCAGTATGA